CGATATCCGATTCGGCGGGCCGGCCCAGCGTCGTCAGGTAGTTGCCGACGATGACGGCGTTGATGCCGCCGAGGATGCCCTGCTCCGCACCGAGGTCGCCGAGGGTGATCTCGCGGCCGCCGGCGAAACGCAGGATCGTGCGCGGCAGGGCCAGCCGGAACGCGGCCACCGCCTTCAGCGCCTCCGACGCGGGCAGCACCTCCAGATCGCCGAACGGCGTGCCCGGCCGCGGGTTGAGGAAGTTCAGCGGCACCTCGTCGGGCTCCAATTCCGCCAGCTGCGTGGCGAATTCGGCCCGCTGCTCCAGCGTCTCCCCCATGCCGAGGATGCCACCGCAGCACACCTCCATCCCGGCGTCCCGGACCATGCGCAGGGTGTCCCAGCGCTCCTCCCAGCTGTGCGTGGTGACCACGTTCGGGAAGTGCGACTTGGCGGTCTCGAGGTTGTGGTTGTAGCGGTGCACGCCCATCGCGGCGAGCCGGTCGACCTGGTCCTGGTTCAGCATGCCCAGCGAGCAGGCGACCTGGATGTCGACCTCGTTGCGGATGGCCTCGACCCCGGCGGCGACCTGTGCCATCAGCCGCTCGTCGGGCCCGCGCACGGCCGCGACGATGCAGAATTCGGTGGCGCCGGTCTTCGCGGTCTGCCTGGCGGCCTCGACCAGGCTCGGGATGTCCAGCCACGCGGCGCGCACCGGCGACTGGAACAGGCCGGACTGCGAGCAGAAATGGCAGTCCTCGGGGCAGCCGCCGGTCTTCAGCGAGATGATGCCCTCGACCTCGACCTCGGGACCGCACCACTTCATCCGTACCTCGTGGGCGAGGGCGAGCAGCTCCTCCAGCCGGTCGTCACCGAGCCGCAGCACCTCGAGGGTCTGCTCGCGGGTGAGCCCGACGCCCTGCTCGAGCACCTGCTCGCGCGCGGTGGCGAGGATGTCGACTGCGGTCCTGACGGGTGCGTGGGTCATGCGCGTGAATCCCTTCGTCCGGCCGGGGGCCTGCAACTTGAACGGCGTTCAGGATTGTTGAACGGCGTTCAGGTTAAGGTAGGGAACCAAGTGGAGTCAACCGGGACAAGGAGTGGCAGTGGCGAGTGTGCAACTGCATCGCGCGGACGTGATCGACGGGGCCGTCGCCATTCTCGATCACTACGGCCTGGCCGACCTCACCATGCGCCGCCTGGCGACCTCGCTGAACGTCCAGCCCGGCGCGCTGTACTGGCATTTCGCGAACAAGCAGGCCCTGCTCGGCGCGGTGGCCGACCGCATCCTGGAGCCGATGGAACGGCCGCTGGAATCCGGCGACTGGACCGCGCAACTGGGCGTGCTCGCACACCGGCTGCGCGAATGCCTGCTCGCCTATCGCGACGGCGCCGAACTGGTCTCGTCCACCTACGCCTCCCGCCTCACCACCAGCAAGGGCCGGGAACGCATGGCCGGCAACCTGATCCGCGCCGGAATGACCCGCGAGGAGGCCGACCTCGCCGCCTACACGCTGTTGTACTACGTCCTCGGCGAGGTGGTGGACGAACAGTCCCGGATGCAGATGGACTCCGCCGGCGCGCTACCCGACGAATCGTCGCCGCTGTACGAGAACACCACCGCCACCGAACGTTTCGACTTCGGCCTGCAACTGTTCCTCGGCGGCGTGCGCCACCTGCTGGGCACCCGGGTGCGCTGAACCGGCCGGGGGTCACCGGCGCTGCGGCAACGCGAGCTCCTCGCTCTGCACCAGCCGCACGAACGGCACGATCTGCTGCTCGATCACCGCGTTGTACTCCCCCGGTTGCTGAATCGGATTGGCGTGCCCGGTACTACGGGTGAGCACCACCTGCAGGGTGCCGCCGGGACCGCCCACGGTATCGATCAGCACCCGATGGGTGTATTCGTCGTCCACGATCGGATCGCGGTCGGGATTGTGCGGCCGGATGAAAACGATGGCGGGCCTGGGCTTGTCGTCGACCCGCCGCGACAGCGCACCGAGATCACCCACCGCGCCGCCCGCCACGATCGCCTCGAACTGCGATTCGATCAGCCCGTTGCTGGCGACATCGGAATTGAACAGCTTCTGCCACAACACATCCGCCAGCGTCCGCGCGAACCGCGGTGACCTGATCCCCGGCGGCTCGGTCGTGTAATCGACGTAATCCTCACGCCGGGAATACATCTCGGCCAGCAGCCGCAGCGCGCGACTCTCCCGCGCCCCCGGAACCCACCCGATCCAGCGCAGCAACTCCTCCCCCTGATTACGACTCTCGGGCCGGACGGCGTCGAGATTCACCGGAGTACAGTCCAGCACGACGGCACTGAGCCGCTTCGTACTCCCGGTGTACAGGTGCCGCCCGATCTCCAGCGCGATCACCCCGCCCATGCTGTGCCCGACCAGCACCACATTGTCGACGTGCGCCGCATCGGTGACCTTGACGATCAGATCCCCGATCACCTTCGTGTCGATACCGGTGTTGTCGTACCGCACCGCCCACACCGACCCCAGCTGAGCCAACGTAGGCAACGCACGCGCCGTACCACCGGACTCCAGCGCGCCGAGCCCGACCAGATCGAAGACCGCGGTATTGCGGACCTGCGGATTCGCCGCCGGCGTGACCGGCAGCACCGCCGGTTCGGTGCGAGCCAGCCGGGCCCGTTCCGGAGCAACGTCCCCCGCACTGTACTGCGCACAGACGAATCCCAGCAGCAACGGAATCAGCAACGCGCGCAACAACACCCGGCGTGTACGCCCCCACCGGACCCACCCGTGCCCGAGCCGGGTCTCGGCCAGCCGGGCCCGCCGCCGCGCATCGTCGTAATCCGCGACGCTGGTAGGTGGCCACTGGTCGGAAAGCACCCCATCCAGGGTAGGACGTCCCCACCCACCACCCGGCGATTCTCACGGTCACCACGGCCAGTTCCGGTACCCTGACCACCCGCCACGAACCGACCTCCCGGCACTGCGACCGTCCCGCACCGGACTATCGCCCTTCCGCCCCCACCGGCATCGTTCGCCCCGACCGGCAACGAACCACGCACACCGGTACGCCGCCGGGGCCACTACCGCGACCGGGACGAGTCCGCACCGGATGCCGTGGGCAGGTGACGAGTTCGATACGCATCGGCACTGCGATGAGAGATTCGCCACGCGGATGCCACTGCCGCGTTCCGGCATGGGTGGCACGAGTGCGCGAATCACACCGGTACACCATTGATGCCTCAGAAAACCGGCGCGCCCCCGAACCCCAGCAAGCGCACCGAAGCGGTACCGGCAGCACAGCGAAAGCTCCGCAGCGGCACCAAAGCCCGGCACCGGCGCAGAAGTCCGGCAGCCTCACCGGAGTCCAGCAGCGCGGAAGCTCGGCAGTGGCACCACAGCTCGGCACCGGCGCCGAGACCGGCAGCAGCCTCCGCCCCAGAGTCCAGAAGCACCACGGAAGCTCGACACTGGCTCCCCTGCTTCGGCACCGGCGCTGAAGTCCGGCAGCCCCCGGAGTGCAGCAAGGGTGCGGAAACTCAGCAGCGCCGCGGAAGCCTGGCAGGACCGCCGAAACCCGGCAGCGGCGCGGAAGCCCGGTAGCGGCACCAAAATCCGACAGCCCCCTCAGCCCGGCATCACAGCGAGGCCCGGCACCTGGCAGCGCGCCGACGCCCAGCAGCGGCGTGGAGCCCGGCAGCGCCCCTCAGCCCGGCATCACAGCGAGGCTCGGCACCACCACGGAAGCCCCGCGGGGTCGCCGACACCCAGCAGCGGCGTGGAAACCCGGCAGCGCCCTCGGGGTCCGGCAGCGGCGAGGTTCATGACCACCGGCCTTCCGGACTTCACGGCGACCGGCATTCCCAACCCATCACAACACTCAGCCCAGATACGCTGCGGCCCAATCGGTTCGGAACCAGGTCGGAGCGGTGGCGGCGAATCGGGCCGGATCCCAGCGGCCGGCGCCCTCGGGCACCTCGCCGACCAGGTCGACGCCGGTCACGGCAGGCAGGTCTGTGCGGTTACATTCGGCGGCGAGATCGGGTGTGGCGGGCCAGGATCCGATCACCAGGCCCGCGCAGCGCAGGCCCGCGGCGCTGAGCGCGCGAACCGTGAGCTCACTGTGGTTGAGCGTGCCCAATCCGGCGGCGGCGACAACCAGGACCGGCGCGTCGAGCTTCGCGGCCAATTCGAGCAGCGTGAACTCACCGAGCCGAACCAGCAGGCCACCCGCACCTTCCACCAGGGTGAGGTCGGCGTCGGCGAGTCCGTCGATCGCGGACACCGTCTCACCGAGGGTCAGCAGCGGCTGCCCGGCGCGGCGGGCCGCGGTGTCTGGTGCGAGCGGGTCGGGATACCGGGCCGGTTCGACGGTCCGGGTCACGCCGGACAGCCGCCGAACCTCGGCCAGATCACCGGGTTCACCAGGGGCGATGCCGGTTTGAGCGGGTTTGCACACCGCGACCGTGCGTCCGGCCGCCAGAGCCGTCGCGGCCAGTGCGGCGGTCACAATGGTCTTGCCGACATCGGTCGAGGTACCGGTGACGATCAAAGTGCTCATGCTGCGCCTCCTCGTGCAGAGCGAGCCTCGTTGTGCCGCACCGCAATCGACTCGGGCCGGCTCATGCCGCCACCGCCTCACGGGCATCGGCGAGCACGTCGGCGAGAACCGTTGTGATGACGTCCATTTCGGCGTCGGTCAGGTCGGCGCGGGCGGTGATCCGCAGCCGCGAGGTGCCCTCCGGAACCGTCGGGGGACGGAAGCAGCCGACGCTCAGGCCGCGCTCCCGGCATGCCACGGCGGCCTCGTAGGCGACCTGCGGCTCCCCCAGCACCACCGATACGACAGCCGAATCCGGTTGCGGCACACCGGCGATGCGCGCGATCTCGGTGGCTCGCGCCAACACCCGGCTGCCGAGCGCCGGATCCTCGCGCAGCAGCCGCAGCGCCGCCCCGGCGGCCCCGACCGCCGCCGGCGCCAGACCGGTATCGAAGATGAAGGTGCGGGCGGTGTCGATCAGGTGCGCGCGCACCCGTTCGGTCGCCAGCACCGCACCACCTTGGGCGGCAAGGGCTTTCGACAGCGTGGCGGTGACGACGAGATCCGGCTCACCGGCCAGTCCCACCTCGTGCACCAGCCCGCGGCCACCCCCGCGCACACCCAGCCCATGTGCCTCGTCGACGATCAGCACCGCACCGTGCGCGCGGGTCACCCGATGCAGTTCGGCCAGCGGCGCCAGATCGCCGTCGGCGCTGAACACCGAATCGGTGAGTACCAGCGCCCGCTCCTCGGTGCGCGCACCGAGCAACCGCTCCACCGCCGCGACATCCCGATGCGGCGCGATCTCGACCCGCGCCCGCGACAACCGGCACGCGTCCACCAGCGAGGCGTGGCTCGCGGCATCCGAGACGACCAGGCTGCCGCGCCCGGCCAGCGCGGTTACCGCACCGAGATTGGCCGCGTACCCGGACGCGAACACCAGCCCGGCCTCCGCGCCGACGAACTCCGCCAACTCGGCCTCGAACTGCTCGTGCGCGGTGGTGGTTCCGGTGACCAGACGCGAACCGGTCGACCCGGTCCCCCAGGTCCGTACGGCCTCGACAGCCCCGGCGATCACGTCCGGATGCTTCGACAACCCGAGGTAGTCGTTGGAGGCGAGGTCGATCAGCCCGGTCTGCGGCGTACGCGCCCGCAACTCCCGGCGCAACCCGGCCCGCACCCGGTCCTCGGCCCGCTCGTCCAGCCAGTTCAACGGATCAGTCACAGGTAGCGAGCATACTTGAACACCGTTCAGGAGCAACCCCCCGCCACATCCGACAGGCCTGCGGCCCTGCCGAGAAAGCGGCAGACCATCGAGTGGTGCCGGGCTCGGATCACTACCAATGCCGACCGCCACGGTCGGTGGCGTCCCGGCTTTCAGGCCTCCGCCGCCGCGACCACGCCCGCCGCGATCCGCGCCACATCCTCCGCGGTCGAGACGAACGGCGGCATCGTGTAGACGAGGTTGCGGAACGGTCGCAGCCAGACCCCGGCGTCGACCGCGGCGTGGGTGGCCTTGCGCATGTCCACGGGCCGGTCGAGTTCGACGACACCGATCGCGCCGTGTACGCGCACCTCGATCACACCCGGAACATCCTGTGCCGCAGCCAATCCCGCGCGCAGCCCGGCCTCGATGCCCGCCACCTCGGCGGCCCAGTCCCGGCTCAGCAGCAGTTCCACGGAGGCGACGGCGACCGCGCACGCCAGCGGATTGCCCATGAAGGTGGGCCCGTGCATCAGCCCGCCGTGCGCGGCGCTGATCGCCTCGGCGATCTCCGTCGTGCACAGGGTCGCGGCCAGGCTCAGATATCCGCCGGTGAGCGCCTTGCCGACACACATCACATCCGGCCGCACCCCGCCCTGTTCGGCGGCGAAGAACGTTCCGGTGCGGCCGAATCCGGTGGCGATCTCGTCGAAGATCAGCAGCACGCCGTGCTCGTCGCACAACCGGCGCAGGTCGGCGAGGTAGCGCGGGTGGTGGAAACGCATACCCCCGGCGCCCTGTACGACCGGTTCCACGATCACCGCGGCGAGTTCGCCGGCATGCGCGGCCAGCAGCCGATCCAGTTCCTCGACGTAGCCGGGCAGGTACTCGGCGGGCGGTACGGGGGCGAAGATCTGATCGGCCAGCACGTCGGTCCACAGCGCGTGCATGCCGCCCTCCGGATCGCAGACGCTCATCGGGGTGAAGGTGTCGCCGTGGTAGCCGCCGCGCCAGGTGAACAGCCGCCGCTTCTCGGGCCGGCCGAGCGCTCGCCAATACTGCAGGCACATCTTGACCGCCACCTCCACCGACACCGAGCCGGAGTCGCAGAGGAACACCTTGTCCAGCCCCGCGGGCGTCAGCCGGACCAGCAGTTGCGACAGCCGCACCGCCGGTTCGTGGGTGAGGCCGCCGAACATGACGTGGCTCATCCGCTGTGACTGGGCCACCAGCGCCGCGTCCAGCACCGGATGCCGGTACCCGTGCACGGCCGCCCACCACGAGCTCATGCCGTCGACGAGTTCGCGGCCGTCGGCGAGGGTGAGCCGGGTGCCGGACGCGGACGCCACGATCAGCGGCTCGGTGCTCGCGGGGAATCCGCCGTAGGGATGCCACACGTGGGCGGCGTCGAGGGCGGTGATGTCGTCGGAGGTCAGGGGCACGGAAAGTCCTTCGCGCGGGTGGCTTGAACAGCGTTCAAGTTACCAGGCGGCCACGCACCACGGAGGGACGGGCAAGACCCCGCCCGGTCACGGCACGGCTGTTAATCTTTGACGGAGTCAACGAATTCGCCCGCGACGGCGTCGCCCCCGCACGCCGCGCACGAGCACCCGGGGTCCCGCATGAACACCGTCACCGACCACACCGTCGACGCCACCGATATCGCGACCGTCCGCGAGTTCAACCGCCGCTACACCCGGCTCATCGGCGTCCTGCACGAACATCTGGTCGAGACCGACTACTCCCTCACCGAGGCCCGGGTCCTCTTCGAACTGGCCCACGCCGGCCCCACCAACCCGCCCGCCCGGGCCGCGACGACCGGCCCCGCCGACGCCACGACCCCGAGCCCCATCGACACCGCCACCCTCCGCCACGATCTGGGCCTGGATCCCGGCTACCTCAGCCGCATCCTGGCCCGCTTCGAGGAACTGGGCCTGGTCACCCGCCGGCGTTCCGAACGCGACGGCCGCCGCCAGGCGGTCCGGCTCACCGACGCCGGCGCCGCCGCCTTCGCCGATCTGAACGAGCGCTCCAGCCGCGACGTGGCCGCACTGCTGGCCGGGCACTCCCCCGCCGACCGGGCCCGGCTGGTCGAGGCGATGCGGACCGTCGGATCCATCCTCGATCGCCGCGGCGGCGAACCGATCCTGCGCGAACCCCGCCCCGGCGACCACGGCTGGGTGATCGCCCGCAACGCCGCGCTCTACGCCGCCGAATACGGCTGGGACGACAGCTACGAGACGCTCGTCGCCCGGATCGTCGCCGAATACCTCGGCACCCGCGCGCCGGGACGCGAGCGCGCCTGGATCGCCGAATACGACGGCGCGCCGGTCGGCGCGGTGTACTGCGTGCGCGAGGACGACACGACCGCCCGGCTGCGGCTGCTGCTGGTCGAACCGTCGGCGCGCGGCCTCGGTGTCGGCTCGGCGCTGATCGGGGCGTGCCTGCGGTTCGCCGCGGACGCCGGCTACCGCAGCGTCGTGCTCTGGACCAATGACGTCCTCACCGCCGCGCGCCGGATCTATCAGCGCGCCGGATTCGAACTCGTCGAGTCGGCCCCGCACCACAGCTTCGGCAAGGATCTGGTCGGCCAGACCTGGCGGCTCGACCTCGAGCGGACGAATTTCCGGCCGGTCACCGCCGGGTAGCGTTGTGATCGATGTCGCGTTTCCGCACCGAAATCGCCACGACCTGCCATTTCGCTTCGACACCGGGAATACGGCGAATCCGGCGATCGGCGGCACTCCCGCCCCACCCGTCTCGCGGTTCCCGGGCGGGCGGTTAGGGTCGAAGTATGGTCCTGCCCGAACCCCCCGGTGCCGCGACGCCGCTGGGCGTCTGGCCGGGCGCCGCCTATCCGCTGGGCGCGACCTACGACGGAGCCGGCACCAACTTCTCGGTGTTCTCCGAAGTGGCCGAGCGGGTGGAGCTGTGCCTGATCGACCGCCTCGGCGCCGAGTCCCGGATACCCCTCGAGGAAGTCGACGGCTACGTGTGGCACGCCTACGTGCCCACCATCGCCCCCGGCCAGCGCTACGGATTCCGGATGCACGGGCCGCACGATCCCGATCGCGGATTGCGTTGCGATCCGGCCAAACTCCTGCTCGACCCGTACGGCAAGGCGTTCACGGGCCGGATCGACAACCATCCCGCGCTGTACACCCCCGGCGCGGATTCGCTGGGGCACACCATGACCGGCGTGGTGATCAATCCGTTCTTCGACTGGGCCCACGATCATCCGCCGAGACGTCCCTACGCCGAGACGGTCATCTACGAAGCCCACGTGAAGGGCATGACGATGACCCATCCGGCGGTGCCCCCGGAACTGCGCGGCACCTACGCCGGCATCGCCCACCCGGCGATCATCGATCATCTGAACTCGCTGGGCGTCACCGCGATCGAGCTGATGCCGGTGCACACCTTCGTGCACGACAAGATGCTGGTGGACCAGGGCCTGCGGCAGTACTGGGGCTACAACAGCGTGGGATACCTTGCCCCGCACCACGAATACGCCGCCGACCAGCGCGCCGGCGCCGCGGTCACCGAATTCAAGGCGATGGTCCGCGCGCTGCACGCCGCCGGTATCGAGGTGATCCTCGACGTCGTCTACAACCACACCGGTGAGGGCGGCGACGGCGGCCCGACGCTGTCGCTGCGCGGCATCGACAACGCCGCGTACTACCGTCTGGCGGAGGAGGATCCGGCCCGGTACGTCGACTACACCGGCACCGGCAACAGCCTCAACGTGCGGCACCCGCACACCCTGCAGCTGATCATGGACTCGTTGCGGTACTGGATCACCCAGATGCACGTCGACGGTTTCCGGTTCGATCTGGCCTCGACCCTGGCCCGCGAATTGCACGATGTGGACCGGCTTTCCGCCTTCTTCGACCTGGTGCAACAGGATCCGGTGGTGAGTCAGGTGAAGCTCATCGCCGAGCCCTGGGACGTGGGTGAGGGCGGTTATCAGGTCGGCAACTTCCCGGTGCTGTGGACGGAGTGGAACGGCAAGTACCGCGACACCGTCCGCGACTACTGGCGTGGCGAACCGGCCACCCTGGGCGAGTTCGCCTATCGGCTCACCGGCTCCTCGGATCTCTACGAGGCGACCGGCCGCCGACCCTGGGCCAGTATCAACTTCGTCACCGCACACGACGGCTTCACGCTGCGGGACCTGGTGTCCTACAACGAGAAACACAACGAGGCCAACGGCGAGGACAACCGGGACGGGGAGGGCCACAACCGGTCCTGGAACTGCGGCGTGGAGGGCCCCACCGACGATCCTGCGGTGCTGGCGCTGCGAGACCGGCAGAGCCGCAACATGATCGCGACCCTGGCGCTGTCCCAGGGCACCCCGATGCTGCTGCACGGCGACGAGATGGGCCGCACCCAGCACGGCAACAACAACACCTACTGCCAGGACTCCCCGCTGTCCTGGATGGATTGGACACTGGCGCAGAAGAATTCGGACCTGGTCGACTTCACCCGCACCGCACTCGCGCTGCGCGCCGACCATCCGGTGTTCCGCCGCCGCCGCTTCTTCGACGGCCGGCCCACCGCCGGGCACCGGCACCCCGGCGACATCGCCTGGCTCACCCCGGCGGGCACGGAGATGACCGACGCCGACTGGGATTCCGGTTTCGGCCGCTCGCTGGTGGTATTCCTCAACGGCGACGCCATCGCCGAACCGGGCCCGCGCGGGGAGCGGGTCAGCGACGACTCGTTCCTGTTGTGCTTCAATGCCCATGACGAGGCCATCGACGTCACCCTGCCCGGCACCGCGTTCGGCCTGCAATGGTCGGTCGCGCTGGACTGTTCGGCCGCCACCGGGCACGCTCCGGCGGACTACGCCGCCGCGGTCACGGTCGGGGTGCCCGCTCGCTGCCTGCTCGTTCTCCGCCGTACCGCATGATCGACACCGAGATGACAGACACTCCGACCCGACAGGACCGCACGCCGCGCCCCGCAGCGCCGGCTCGTGGAACCACCGTGCGCAGCACCTACCGGCTGCAACTGCGACCGGACGCGCTGACGCTGGCCGATGCCCGTTCGGTCGCGGAATATCTGCAGCAACTGGGTGTCTCGCATCTGTACCTGTCGCCGATCATGACGGCGATGCCGGGCTCCACGCACGGATACGACGTCACCGACCCCACCACCGTCTCGGCCGCGCTCGGCGGGCCGCCGGGCCTGAAGGCGCTGTCCGACGAGGTGCGCGGTCGCGGCATGGGCCTGATCGTCGATCTGGTGCCCAATCACGTCGGCGTCGGTGACGCGCGGCACAACCCGTGGTGGTGGGATGTGCTGCGCAACGGCAAACAGTCCGCCTACGCGCACTTCTTCGACATCGACTGGAGCACCGGCAACGGCGCCGGCGGCCGGCTCGCGCTGCCGGTGCTGCAGAACGACAACGATCCGGCCGCCCTCACCGTCGACCGCAGCGGCGCGGAACCCATGCTGGCCCTGCACGATCTGCGCTTCCCGATCACTCCCGGCACCGACGGCGAGAACGCGCTGCGCATCCACGACCGGCAGCACTACCGGCTGGTCAGCTGGAAGGCCGGAGTGTGCACGTACCGGCGCTATTTCGCGGTGTC
This DNA window, taken from Nocardia sp. BMG111209, encodes the following:
- the bioB gene encoding biotin synthase BioB — protein: MTHAPVRTAVDILATAREQVLEQGVGLTREQTLEVLRLGDDRLEELLALAHEVRMKWCGPEVEVEGIISLKTGGCPEDCHFCSQSGLFQSPVRAAWLDIPSLVEAARQTAKTGATEFCIVAAVRGPDERLMAQVAAGVEAIRNEVDIQVACSLGMLNQDQVDRLAAMGVHRYNHNLETAKSHFPNVVTTHSWEERWDTLRMVRDAGMEVCCGGILGMGETLEQRAEFATQLAELEPDEVPLNFLNPRPGTPFGDLEVLPASEALKAVAAFRLALPRTILRFAGGREITLGDLGAEQGILGGINAVIVGNYLTTLGRPAESDIDLLANLKMPIKALNETL
- the glgX gene encoding glycogen debranching protein GlgX, producing the protein MVLPEPPGAATPLGVWPGAAYPLGATYDGAGTNFSVFSEVAERVELCLIDRLGAESRIPLEEVDGYVWHAYVPTIAPGQRYGFRMHGPHDPDRGLRCDPAKLLLDPYGKAFTGRIDNHPALYTPGADSLGHTMTGVVINPFFDWAHDHPPRRPYAETVIYEAHVKGMTMTHPAVPPELRGTYAGIAHPAIIDHLNSLGVTAIELMPVHTFVHDKMLVDQGLRQYWGYNSVGYLAPHHEYAADQRAGAAVTEFKAMVRALHAAGIEVILDVVYNHTGEGGDGGPTLSLRGIDNAAYYRLAEEDPARYVDYTGTGNSLNVRHPHTLQLIMDSLRYWITQMHVDGFRFDLASTLARELHDVDRLSAFFDLVQQDPVVSQVKLIAEPWDVGEGGYQVGNFPVLWTEWNGKYRDTVRDYWRGEPATLGEFAYRLTGSSDLYEATGRRPWASINFVTAHDGFTLRDLVSYNEKHNEANGEDNRDGEGHNRSWNCGVEGPTDDPAVLALRDRQSRNMIATLALSQGTPMLLHGDEMGRTQHGNNNTYCQDSPLSWMDWTLAQKNSDLVDFTRTALALRADHPVFRRRRFFDGRPTAGHRHPGDIAWLTPAGTEMTDADWDSGFGRSLVVFLNGDAIAEPGPRGERVSDDSFLLCFNAHDEAIDVTLPGTAFGLQWSVALDCSAATGHAPADYAAAVTVGVPARCLLVLRRTA
- a CDS encoding helix-turn-helix domain-containing GNAT family N-acetyltransferase yields the protein MNTVTDHTVDATDIATVREFNRRYTRLIGVLHEHLVETDYSLTEARVLFELAHAGPTNPPARAATTGPADATTPSPIDTATLRHDLGLDPGYLSRILARFEELGLVTRRRSERDGRRQAVRLTDAGAAAFADLNERSSRDVAALLAGHSPADRARLVEAMRTVGSILDRRGGEPILREPRPGDHGWVIARNAALYAAEYGWDDSYETLVARIVAEYLGTRAPGRERAWIAEYDGAPVGAVYCVREDDTTARLRLLLVEPSARGLGVGSALIGACLRFAADAGYRSVVLWTNDVLTAARRIYQRAGFELVESAPHHSFGKDLVGQTWRLDLERTNFRPVTAG
- a CDS encoding 8-amino-7-oxononanoate synthase, which encodes MTDPLNWLDERAEDRVRAGLRRELRARTPQTGLIDLASNDYLGLSKHPDVIAGAVEAVRTWGTGSTGSRLVTGTTTAHEQFEAELAEFVGAEAGLVFASGYAANLGAVTALAGRGSLVVSDAASHASLVDACRLSRARVEIAPHRDVAAVERLLGARTEERALVLTDSVFSADGDLAPLAELHRVTRAHGAVLIVDEAHGLGVRGGGRGLVHEVGLAGEPDLVVTATLSKALAAQGGAVLATERVRAHLIDTARTFIFDTGLAPAAVGAAGAALRLLREDPALGSRVLARATEIARIAGVPQPDSAVVSVVLGEPQVAYEAAVACRERGLSVGCFRPPTVPEGTSRLRITARADLTDAEMDVITTVLADVLADAREAVAA
- a CDS encoding adenosylmethionine--8-amino-7-oxononanoate transaminase, which produces MPLTSDDITALDAAHVWHPYGGFPASTEPLIVASASGTRLTLADGRELVDGMSSWWAAVHGYRHPVLDAALVAQSQRMSHVMFGGLTHEPAVRLSQLLVRLTPAGLDKVFLCDSGSVSVEVAVKMCLQYWRALGRPEKRRLFTWRGGYHGDTFTPMSVCDPEGGMHALWTDVLADQIFAPVPPAEYLPGYVEELDRLLAAHAGELAAVIVEPVVQGAGGMRFHHPRYLADLRRLCDEHGVLLIFDEIATGFGRTGTFFAAEQGGVRPDVMCVGKALTGGYLSLAATLCTTEIAEAISAAHGGLMHGPTFMGNPLACAVAVASVELLLSRDWAAEVAGIEAGLRAGLAAAQDVPGVIEVRVHGAIGVVELDRPVDMRKATHAAVDAGVWLRPFRNLVYTMPPFVSTAEDVARIAAGVVAAAEA
- a CDS encoding alpha/beta fold hydrolase → MLSDQWPPTSVADYDDARRRARLAETRLGHGWVRWGRTRRVLLRALLIPLLLGFVCAQYSAGDVAPERARLARTEPAVLPVTPAANPQVRNTAVFDLVGLGALESGGTARALPTLAQLGSVWAVRYDNTGIDTKVIGDLIVKVTDAAHVDNVVLVGHSMGGVIALEIGRHLYTGSTKRLSAVVLDCTPVNLDAVRPESRNQGEELLRWIGWVPGARESRALRLLAEMYSRREDYVDYTTEPPGIRSPRFARTLADVLWQKLFNSDVASNGLIESQFEAIVAGGAVGDLGALSRRVDDKPRPAIVFIRPHNPDRDPIVDDEYTHRVLIDTVGGPGGTLQVVLTRSTGHANPIQQPGEYNAVIEQQIVPFVRLVQSEELALPQRR
- the bioD gene encoding dethiobiotin synthase — protein: MSTLIVTGTSTDVGKTIVTAALAATALAAGRTVAVCKPAQTGIAPGEPGDLAEVRRLSGVTRTVEPARYPDPLAPDTAARRAGQPLLTLGETVSAIDGLADADLTLVEGAGGLLVRLGEFTLLELAAKLDAPVLVVAAAGLGTLNHSELTVRALSAAGLRCAGLVIGSWPATPDLAAECNRTDLPAVTGVDLVGEVPEGAGRWDPARFAATAPTWFRTDWAAAYLG
- a CDS encoding TetR/AcrR family transcriptional regulator C-terminal domain-containing protein, whose amino-acid sequence is MQLHRADVIDGAVAILDHYGLADLTMRRLATSLNVQPGALYWHFANKQALLGAVADRILEPMERPLESGDWTAQLGVLAHRLRECLLAYRDGAELVSSTYASRLTTSKGRERMAGNLIRAGMTREEADLAAYTLLYYVLGEVVDEQSRMQMDSAGALPDESSPLYENTTATERFDFGLQLFLGGVRHLLGTRVR